The Gordonibacter urolithinfaciens genome contains a region encoding:
- a CDS encoding molybdopterin dinucleotide binding domain-containing protein has translation MINFQSSGKRTLKNLAAGKLKIDVLDCTLANGSVTPTIPGINWIPIKPATNAAFCAALVQKIIADKTYNADAISFTTQKAAVEGGYGAYTNATYLVIVDENHPNYRKLMRAADAGIDAPEEKDKDGKAVEQYVVIDAATGQPALHSACSKGTLEYEGEVNGVKVRTGFSLLTETVNEYTMDEYAEITGVSVEDLERIAKEYTSHGTRVGICHKGGSAASVNGIDTVMGAAVLHAIVGANQMIGGNAPNSPAPTTAGNGARYKLGAIEGKPDVSTKNACYISRTVKAWEKTDEYKNRVAAGEKDPKPLMPWFANGAASDSQALLSIVNKYPYQAKILTSFMCNTIQATPGAMRDEVVERLCDPEVLPLHIVCDVFVGEHAQYADYIVPDVTPYESFGLPTTGTTFTGYGTTVRWQVKEPESMKLDDGRHASWETFLADVAEACGLPGWGEGAIKDVDGKAWPLRDAADFYLKAVANLAYAEEPVADIDAREAQLQGLDELPDSFKAAVSDEEWPKVQNVLSRGGRYWPMSYVHDADGRRSRGYKDENQAYFYSEKRATNKNCYSGKQLPGTLRYNPETFTDLSPMEDHFSREEYPFGASEHKPRFRSISMLSNSPVMRDLCSHNYIELNREDAAELGIKDGDKVRAITPLGDVSEGIAMVRAGQTKGAFALAFGYEHQNYGAQDIEVDGQTTKGDPAIAAGVRIHQMLDPTVTGVTGDDVISIIAENDAASPGRCGGMFKIEKA, from the coding sequence ATGATCAACTTCCAGAGCTCCGGCAAGCGCACGCTCAAGAACCTCGCAGCCGGGAAGCTCAAGATCGACGTGCTCGACTGCACGCTCGCCAACGGTTCCGTGACGCCCACCATCCCGGGCATCAACTGGATACCCATCAAACCCGCCACGAACGCCGCGTTCTGCGCCGCGCTCGTGCAGAAGATCATCGCCGACAAGACCTACAACGCCGACGCCATCTCCTTCACCACCCAGAAGGCGGCTGTCGAGGGCGGATACGGCGCCTATACGAACGCCACGTACCTGGTCATCGTCGACGAGAACCATCCGAACTACCGCAAGCTCATGCGCGCGGCCGACGCCGGCATCGATGCGCCCGAGGAGAAGGACAAGGACGGCAAGGCCGTCGAGCAGTACGTGGTCATCGACGCCGCCACCGGGCAGCCGGCGCTGCACTCCGCGTGCAGCAAGGGCACGCTCGAGTACGAGGGCGAGGTGAACGGCGTGAAGGTGCGCACGGGCTTCTCGCTCCTCACGGAGACGGTGAACGAGTACACCATGGACGAGTACGCCGAGATCACCGGCGTGTCCGTGGAGGACCTGGAGCGCATTGCCAAGGAGTACACCTCTCACGGCACCCGCGTGGGCATCTGCCACAAGGGCGGCTCGGCCGCCTCGGTCAACGGCATCGACACGGTCATGGGCGCCGCGGTGCTCCATGCCATCGTGGGTGCGAACCAGATGATCGGCGGCAACGCGCCCAACAGCCCGGCTCCCACCACTGCCGGCAACGGAGCGCGCTACAAGCTGGGCGCCATCGAGGGTAAGCCCGACGTCTCCACGAAGAACGCGTGCTACATCTCGCGCACGGTGAAGGCCTGGGAGAAGACCGACGAGTACAAGAACCGGGTCGCAGCCGGCGAGAAGGACCCCAAGCCGCTCATGCCCTGGTTCGCCAACGGCGCGGCCTCTGACAGCCAAGCGCTGCTCTCCATCGTGAACAAGTATCCCTACCAGGCTAAGATACTCACCTCCTTCATGTGCAACACGATCCAGGCCACGCCGGGCGCCATGCGCGACGAGGTCGTGGAGCGCCTGTGCGACCCCGAGGTGCTGCCGCTGCATATCGTGTGCGACGTGTTCGTAGGCGAGCACGCCCAGTACGCCGACTACATCGTGCCCGACGTCACCCCCTACGAGAGCTTCGGCCTGCCCACTACGGGCACCACGTTCACCGGCTACGGCACCACCGTGCGCTGGCAGGTGAAGGAGCCGGAGAGCATGAAGCTGGACGACGGCCGCCATGCCAGCTGGGAAACCTTCCTGGCCGACGTGGCCGAGGCGTGCGGCCTGCCCGGATGGGGCGAGGGCGCCATCAAGGACGTGGACGGCAAGGCGTGGCCGCTGCGCGACGCCGCCGACTTCTATCTGAAGGCGGTTGCGAACCTGGCCTACGCCGAGGAGCCGGTGGCCGACATCGACGCGCGGGAAGCGCAGCTCCAGGGCCTCGACGAGCTGCCCGACAGCTTCAAGGCAGCCGTATCCGACGAGGAGTGGCCCAAGGTGCAGAACGTGCTGTCGCGCGGCGGGCGCTACTGGCCCATGTCCTACGTGCACGACGCCGACGGCCGTCGCAGCCGCGGGTACAAGGACGAGAACCAGGCATATTTCTACAGCGAGAAACGCGCGACGAACAAGAACTGCTACTCGGGCAAGCAGCTGCCCGGCACGCTGCGCTACAACCCCGAGACGTTCACCGACCTCTCTCCCATGGAGGACCACTTCTCGCGCGAGGAGTACCCGTTCGGCGCCTCGGAGCACAAGCCGCGCTTCCGCTCCATCTCCATGCTGTCGAACAGCCCGGTCATGCGCGACCTGTGCAGCCACAACTACATCGAGCTCAACCGTGAGGACGCGGCCGAGCTGGGCATCAAGGACGGCGACAAGGTGCGCGCCATCACGCCGCTCGGCGACGTGAGCGAGGGCATCGCCATGGTGCGCGCGGGTCAGACGAAAGGCGCGTTCGCGCTGGCGTTCGGCTACGAGCACCAGAACTACGGCGCCCAGGATATCGAGGTGGACGGCCAAACCACCAAGGGCGACCCGGCCATCGCCGCGGGCGTGCGCATCCACCAGATGCTCGATCCCACGGTCACGGGCGTCACCGGCGACGACGTCATCAGCATCATCGCGGAGAACGACGCGGCCTCGCCCGGCCGTTGCGGCGGCATGTTCAAAATCGAGAAGGCATGA